The following are from one region of the Hydrogenimonas sp. SS33 genome:
- a CDS encoding FUSC family protein encodes MQYFSFSQKTHYAIKVALAVALSYLIPFSLGWKSVSMAAVTIVVIAASHSVQESLFKGFLRIVGTLIGAAVGIALVAWLPQERELFLFVLSLFVILFLYLGYAYRGDKTIFMLAAMTMMFMFNNGKADDVFLYGVNRAAMTALGVILFTVASVYLWPFGVGAKQGDEVTDTGIPEGAKFLFFDPDHLLGTLVSFLIFWTATLAWVWFNPPGGFYIVTLATAISLYTVFSPIAHPSLMIVVYTLSFLFATLAYVFVLPHLHGGMELGLFLFVYVWLAFRFFIPEVALFIGMGLSFMNIENQMFFHFGIFLNTLFLFYAFLFLLLLFAYFPFSSRPETMFLRTLGRFERLAKRVLAPARTPWERFWREEALKMLLPTATKLQIWTAKTNWRWFGLEKELFEKAAAECVAAAKACLKEHGTTPALEACRKRLQALPIKPLQEGGRF; translated from the coding sequence TTGCAATACTTTTCTTTCTCCCAAAAGACGCACTACGCCATCAAAGTGGCGCTGGCGGTGGCCCTCTCTTACCTCATTCCTTTTTCCCTCGGCTGGAAATCCGTATCGATGGCGGCCGTGACCATCGTTGTCATCGCGGCAAGCCATTCGGTTCAAGAGTCGCTTTTTAAGGGGTTTTTGCGTATTGTAGGCACTCTTATCGGCGCCGCCGTCGGCATTGCCCTTGTTGCCTGGTTGCCTCAGGAAAGAGAGCTTTTTCTCTTCGTCCTTTCTCTATTTGTCATCCTTTTCCTCTATCTCGGCTACGCCTACCGGGGGGACAAGACCATTTTCATGCTCGCGGCGATGACAATGATGTTCATGTTTAACAACGGCAAAGCGGACGATGTTTTCCTTTACGGCGTCAACCGGGCCGCTATGACCGCTTTGGGCGTCATTCTCTTTACGGTCGCCAGCGTCTATCTCTGGCCCTTCGGCGTGGGGGCGAAGCAGGGCGACGAAGTGACCGACACCGGCATCCCCGAAGGGGCGAAATTCCTTTTTTTCGACCCCGACCACCTGCTCGGGACACTGGTGTCGTTTCTCATCTTCTGGACGGCGACGCTGGCGTGGGTCTGGTTCAACCCGCCGGGGGGCTTTTACATTGTGACGCTGGCGACGGCCATCTCCCTCTACACCGTCTTTTCGCCGATTGCCCACCCCTCTTTGATGATCGTCGTCTACACCCTCTCGTTTCTCTTTGCCACCCTGGCATATGTTTTCGTTCTGCCCCATCTGCACGGGGGTATGGAACTTGGACTTTTTCTTTTTGTCTACGTCTGGCTGGCCTTCAGGTTTTTCATACCGGAGGTGGCCCTTTTCATCGGGATGGGCCTTTCGTTCATGAACATCGAGAACCAGATGTTTTTTCATTTCGGTATCTTTCTCAACACCCTCTTTCTCTTCTACGCCTTTTTGTTCCTGCTGCTGCTTTTTGCCTATTTTCCCTTTTCGAGCCGGCCGGAAACGATGTTCCTGCGCACCCTGGGGCGCTTCGAGAGACTTGCAAAGAGGGTTCTGGCGCCGGCGCGCACACCCTGGGAGCGTTTTTGGCGCGAAGAGGCCCTGAAGATGCTGCTTCCCACGGCGACGAAACTGCAGATATGGACCGCCAAAACGAATTGGCGGTGGTTTGGCCTGGAAAAGGAGCTTTTCGAAAAGGCGGCGGCGGAGTGTGTGGCGGCGGCAAAAGCGTGCCTGAAAGAGCACGGCACCACTCCGGCGCTGGAGGCGTGCCGAAAGCGGCTGCAAGCCCTTCCTATCAAGCCGCTGCAAGAGGGCGGGAGGTTCTGA
- a CDS encoding DEAD/DEAH box helicase, producing the protein MSQENHETAMEAEGHSTMRFSDFGFKRPIMRAIERMGFQVPSPIQEQVIPLILQGHDVVGQAHTGTGKTAAFGLPALNNIEWRSGVQLLVITPTRELATQVSDELFSLGRFAGIRTVSVYGGQSYRRQLDLIGRGAQVVVATPGRLLDMLSSGKLEDFNPAIVVLDEADEMLDMGFLDDIKEIFSYLPQQRQTLLFSATMPEPIKELAKHILYEPKFVSVTKKETTNKDIRQLYYVIEEKDRDEAIVRLLEKEEPEKAIVFCRMKREVDRVAEMLQARGFNARGLHGDMEMRERMEVIKGFRGRDIDILVATDVAARGLNIEDVSHVFNYHIPFDPESYVHRIGRTGRAGRKGTAITLVTPLEFKELERIRQKVGAKMEYGFVGAEGESEENLAERIANAVREQEIDQEAVKVYEQLTEEMAPQKVAYKLLSMIMEKGLVPPSSGSIGLSKAEVERLLEESGIHEKPAAKKGGGRRRGGNRRRR; encoded by the coding sequence ATGAGTCAAGAGAACCACGAGACCGCCATGGAGGCGGAAGGGCACTCCACCATGCGTTTTTCCGATTTCGGATTCAAACGCCCCATCATGCGGGCGATCGAGCGGATGGGGTTCCAGGTCCCCAGCCCCATTCAGGAGCAGGTCATCCCCCTGATTTTGCAGGGGCACGACGTGGTGGGCCAGGCCCATACGGGGACGGGAAAGACGGCGGCCTTCGGGTTGCCGGCGCTCAACAACATCGAGTGGCGCAGCGGCGTGCAGCTGCTGGTCATCACCCCGACGCGGGAGCTGGCGACCCAGGTGAGCGACGAACTCTTCAGCCTGGGGCGCTTCGCCGGCATCCGGACCGTCAGCGTCTACGGCGGCCAGAGCTACCGCCGCCAGCTCGATCTCATCGGCCGCGGGGCCCAGGTGGTCGTGGCGACGCCGGGCCGGCTTCTTGATATGCTCAGCTCCGGCAAACTGGAAGATTTCAACCCCGCCATCGTCGTGCTGGACGAAGCGGACGAGATGCTAGACATGGGCTTTCTGGACGATATCAAGGAGATCTTCAGCTATCTGCCCCAGCAGCGCCAGACCCTCCTCTTTTCGGCGACGATGCCCGAACCGATCAAAGAGCTGGCCAAACATATCCTCTACGAACCCAAATTCGTCTCCGTCACCAAGAAGGAGACGACCAACAAGGATATCCGCCAGCTCTACTACGTCATCGAAGAGAAGGACCGCGACGAAGCGATCGTGCGGCTGCTGGAGAAGGAGGAGCCGGAGAAGGCGATCGTCTTCTGCCGCATGAAGCGGGAGGTCGACCGGGTGGCGGAGATGCTCCAGGCGCGGGGTTTCAACGCCCGTGGACTGCACGGCGACATGGAGATGCGCGAGCGGATGGAGGTGATCAAGGGCTTTCGGGGCAGGGATATCGACATTCTCGTCGCCACCGACGTCGCCGCCCGGGGGCTCAACATCGAAGATGTCAGCCACGTCTTCAACTACCACATCCCATTCGATCCCGAAAGCTACGTCCACCGCATCGGCCGCACGGGCCGCGCCGGCCGCAAAGGCACCGCCATCACGCTGGTGACGCCCCTGGAGTTCAAGGAGCTCGAGCGCATCCGCCAGAAAGTGGGGGCGAAGATGGAGTACGGCTTCGTGGGCGCCGAGGGTGAGAGCGAAGAGAACCTGGCCGAACGGATCGCGAACGCGGTGCGGGAGCAGGAGATCGACCAGGAGGCGGTGAAGGTCTACGAGCAGCTCACCGAAGAGATGGCGCCCCAGAAGGTGGCCTACAAACTCCTCTCCATGATCATGGAAAAGGGCCTCGTCCCGCCTTCTTCGGGAAGCATCGGCCTCAGCAAGGCGGAGGTGGAGCGGCTTCTGGAAGAGAGCGGCATCCACGAAAAGCCGGCGGCGAAAAAGGGCGGCGGCCGGCGGCGCGGCGGCAACCGCCGGAGACGTTAA
- a CDS encoding aminoacetone oxidase family FAD-binding enzyme, whose protein sequence is MKSLKSNYTSYDIIVLGAGAAGLMAAARLPGCRVLVIDHNAGPGRKIAISGGGRCNVTNAEVGPQHYLGDAGFVEKVLSRFGPDALLAYLRSGGCEPVLRKGRHYFCPESARQLIDFFQSRTAHADFSYESSIESVEKCGERFAVHTSAGRFEAPKVLVATGGLSYAGVGATGIGFAIAEGFGHRIVPPRPALVGLTLQPSEFWMKALSGVSLEAEIAVGRRRLRGDLLFAHRGISGPAVLDASLYWNGGRIIVDFLPGVRLKSLLKNPKKSVMNRLPLPRRFLQAFFDAAEIPNIPYAAMNEAQKQRLSLLKSYALAPAGTFGYARAEVTKGGVATEEIDPRSMESRLVPGLFFAGEVVDVTGRLGGYNFQWAFSSAVTAAKGMADGIIGT, encoded by the coding sequence ATGAAATCTCTCAAATCAAACTATACATCTTACGACATCATTGTTCTCGGGGCCGGGGCGGCTGGGTTGATGGCGGCTGCCCGGTTGCCGGGGTGCAGGGTGCTGGTCATCGACCACAATGCGGGGCCGGGGCGTAAGATCGCCATCTCCGGCGGCGGCAGATGCAACGTGACCAATGCGGAGGTGGGGCCGCAACACTATCTGGGCGACGCCGGGTTCGTCGAAAAGGTGCTCTCCCGTTTCGGCCCGGATGCGCTGCTTGCCTATCTGCGCTCGGGCGGGTGCGAGCCGGTGCTTCGCAAAGGGCGGCACTACTTCTGCCCCGAAAGCGCCCGCCAGCTGATCGATTTTTTCCAAAGCCGGACCGCCCATGCCGATTTTTCCTACGAAAGCAGCATCGAAAGCGTCGAGAAGTGCGGTGAGAGGTTCGCCGTCCACACTTCGGCCGGCCGGTTCGAGGCGCCGAAAGTGCTCGTGGCGACCGGGGGGCTCAGCTATGCCGGCGTGGGGGCGACGGGCATCGGGTTCGCCATCGCGGAGGGGTTCGGGCATCGCATCGTCCCGCCCCGCCCGGCGCTGGTGGGGTTGACGCTGCAGCCTTCCGAATTCTGGATGAAGGCGCTGAGCGGGGTTTCCCTGGAGGCGGAGATCGCCGTGGGGCGCCGGAGGCTGCGGGGCGACCTTCTCTTCGCCCACAGGGGGATCAGCGGCCCGGCGGTGCTGGATGCCTCGCTCTACTGGAACGGCGGGCGGATCATTGTCGATTTTCTGCCGGGCGTGCGGCTCAAATCGCTGCTTAAAAATCCGAAAAAGTCGGTGATGAACCGGCTTCCCCTGCCGCGCCGCTTTCTGCAGGCCTTTTTCGATGCGGCCGAGATTCCCAACATCCCCTACGCCGCCATGAATGAGGCGCAGAAGCAGCGTCTCTCCCTTCTCAAATCCTACGCCCTCGCCCCGGCAGGGACCTTCGGCTACGCCAGGGCGGAAGTGACCAAAGGGGGCGTGGCGACGGAGGAGATCGACCCGCGGAGCATGGAGAGCCGCCTGGTGCCCGGGCTCTTTTTCGCCGGCGAAGTGGTGGATGTCACCGGCAGGCTCGGCGGCTACAATTTCCAGTGGGCCTTCTCTTCGGCGGTGACGGCGGCAAAGGGCATGGCGGATGGTATAATCGGGACATGA
- a CDS encoding amidoligase family protein has product MPPLTTNAKNETRRVGFELEFSGLTLTKAAGLLMKDLGGRIEIVNPYHFKIADTPLGTFTLVLDFQFLIESGLEKWLHSIGLDQALEPETVRAIESFIADISETVVPYEVSTPPLPLERLETMERVREVLRKNGAIGTKADPFYAFGFHINPEAARITAPDILDTLRAFFILYDYLVEVIKPDFTRRLTPYIDPFDTAYIERVLDMDYDPTMPQLIDDYLAYNPTRNRALDLLPLFAWIDVDRVMAKMEGEKISARPTWHYRLPNSRVDEPEWCTCDAWNSWVLVERLAADEDALRHFQRRCLAYLGSPLHFFKKEAWIDEVEAWVGRASS; this is encoded by the coding sequence ATGCCGCCATTGACCACCAACGCCAAAAACGAAACGCGCCGTGTAGGCTTCGAACTGGAGTTCAGCGGGCTCACCCTGACCAAGGCGGCGGGGTTGCTGATGAAGGATCTGGGGGGGCGCATCGAGATCGTCAACCCCTACCATTTCAAGATCGCCGACACCCCGCTGGGCACCTTTACGCTGGTGCTCGACTTTCAGTTTCTCATCGAGAGCGGGCTGGAGAAGTGGCTCCACTCCATCGGACTCGACCAGGCGCTGGAGCCGGAGACGGTCCGGGCCATCGAGAGTTTCATCGCCGACATTTCCGAAACAGTGGTCCCCTACGAAGTCTCCACGCCGCCGCTGCCCCTGGAGAGGCTGGAGACGATGGAGCGGGTCAGGGAGGTTCTCAGGAAAAACGGTGCCATCGGGACGAAAGCCGACCCCTTCTACGCCTTCGGCTTCCATATCAACCCCGAAGCGGCGCGTATCACGGCACCGGATATTCTCGACACGCTCCGCGCCTTTTTCATCCTCTACGACTATCTGGTGGAGGTTATCAAACCCGATTTCACCCGGCGCCTCACCCCCTACATCGACCCCTTCGACACCGCCTACATCGAGCGGGTGCTCGACATGGATTACGACCCGACGATGCCGCAGCTCATCGACGACTATCTTGCCTACAACCCCACCCGCAACCGGGCGCTCGACCTGCTGCCCCTTTTTGCATGGATCGATGTGGACCGGGTGATGGCGAAGATGGAGGGGGAGAAGATTTCGGCCCGCCCCACCTGGCACTACCGCCTTCCCAACTCCAGGGTCGATGAGCCCGAATGGTGCACCTGCGACGCGTGGAACAGTTGGGTACTGGTGGAGCGGCTGGCGGCTGACGAGGATGCCCTGCGCCATTTTCAGCGGCGCTGCCTCGCCTATCTGGGTTCGCCTCTGCACTTTTTCAAAAAAGAGGCGTGGATCGATGAGGTGGAAGCATGGGTCGGCCGCGCGTCTTCGTAA
- a CDS encoding gamma-glutamyl-gamma-aminobutyrate hydrolase family protein (Members of this family of hydrolases with an active site Cys residue belong to MEROPS family C26.), which yields MGRPRVFVSGSVRGSRIAWLASRFLLRNAGLDPRFVSPVSAPDEAAMEGLLILGGVDIDPSTYGGRGHPAIGRSEPERDRLELRLLEASAKRNLPVLGICRGMQLINLFHGGTLHPHIHDLDLSHPHPHTPLPLRWVTIEPATTLHALLGVDRIRANALHHQAVDRIGAGLRKAAYDANGIIQAVESTEERFVTGLQWHPEFMPYLWHSRRIFSAFAAAVRKRCG from the coding sequence ATGGGTCGGCCGCGCGTCTTCGTAAGCGGGTCGGTCCGGGGGAGCCGCATCGCCTGGCTGGCGAGCCGCTTTCTGCTGCGAAACGCCGGCCTCGACCCCCGGTTCGTTTCCCCCGTTTCCGCGCCGGACGAAGCGGCGATGGAAGGCCTTCTGATTCTCGGCGGCGTCGACATCGACCCCTCGACCTACGGCGGCAGGGGGCATCCGGCCATCGGGCGCAGCGAACCGGAACGGGACAGGCTGGAGCTGCGGCTGCTGGAGGCGTCGGCGAAACGAAACCTTCCGGTGCTGGGTATCTGCCGCGGGATGCAGCTGATCAACCTTTTTCACGGCGGCACCCTTCACCCCCATATCCACGACCTCGACCTCTCCCACCCCCATCCCCATACGCCGCTGCCCCTGCGCTGGGTCACCATCGAACCGGCCACGACACTCCATGCCCTTCTGGGTGTCGACCGCATCCGCGCCAACGCCCTGCACCACCAGGCGGTAGACCGCATCGGCGCAGGCCTGAGAAAGGCGGCCTACGACGCCAACGGCATCATCCAGGCCGTCGAGTCGACGGAAGAGCGCTTCGTAACGGGGCTGCAGTGGCACCCCGAATTCATGCCCTACCTCTGGCACAGCCGCAGAATTTTCTCTGCTTTTGCCGCCGCCGTCCGGAAGCGTTGCGGTTAG
- a CDS encoding TonB-dependent receptor plug domain-containing protein produces the protein MKHAGTFLRRRIAVSAVLFLYIAVAAAAGSLDTLLEEYRSESELSKITKRESAGIYDIFTREDLEQMQAKSLQDVLKTLTLFTYSRTPNASHLLQKASVGYIPTEIVRLYINDHELSSASFGSAMFIWGEMPIEFIDHIEIYRATSSIEFGNEPGMLVIKLYTKRPEREEGGKMRLLADERGSLQGNLYYAHTNEKGFSMFFFGEGERLRNKTYENRGRRLSSDLDNHLFYANLFYDGLRIEAGDYGKSSDPFLGRNTGYYAPRGGGLETEHRYLHITKKWNGWKLQASYDNLDYERSYKEEKIYAGAAGYVNDYFNRFRDQLYSIVVEKRWKWRDHALMGGVFYKRKNYDNDGDFVRDDGRRRESSASIGLNLYSVYLEDRWRIFQGGELLFSLKSDHYDYNRADIDDSTEWIARAGFLWYGPQWYFKAFAVHNYVPIAFYRLYDPDNIPVLGANGSLKMPEMRAFTSEIGFKEGAHHLYMRFGYAASKDAVKYHVAEHRFFNAGENDFRRIGLNYAYQKNHAHRYRIGWYVAENSKDVELSPRAGVVAHAFDRFGDWEVYNEWNWRSGYTYYGKKVDDSLEYTAAVKYKINDDLHIGLRAEDIFNDGYRQAYRGFPYAVPVIDRKIWLNLEYTF, from the coding sequence ATGAAGCATGCCGGGACCTTCCTGCGGAGACGAATCGCGGTTTCTGCGGTACTTTTTCTCTATATTGCGGTGGCGGCGGCTGCCGGGTCACTCGATACACTGCTGGAAGAGTACCGCAGCGAATCGGAACTTTCGAAAATAACGAAACGGGAAAGTGCGGGGATATACGACATCTTTACCCGTGAAGATCTGGAGCAGATGCAGGCGAAGAGTCTGCAGGATGTACTCAAAACCCTGACCCTTTTTACCTACTCCCGGACTCCGAACGCATCCCACCTTCTTCAAAAGGCGAGTGTGGGATACATACCAACCGAGATTGTGCGGCTCTATATCAACGACCATGAACTCTCCTCCGCCTCTTTCGGAAGCGCCATGTTCATATGGGGCGAAATGCCTATTGAATTCATCGACCACATCGAAATCTACCGGGCGACCTCTTCCATCGAATTCGGAAACGAGCCCGGGATGCTCGTCATCAAACTCTATACCAAACGTCCGGAACGGGAAGAGGGGGGCAAAATGCGCCTTCTTGCCGATGAGCGGGGCAGCCTGCAGGGCAATCTTTATTATGCCCATACAAACGAAAAAGGCTTTTCGATGTTCTTTTTCGGTGAAGGGGAACGGCTGAGAAACAAAACCTATGAAAACAGGGGACGCCGACTCTCCAGTGACCTGGACAACCATCTGTTCTATGCCAACCTCTTCTATGACGGCCTGCGGATAGAAGCGGGAGACTATGGAAAGAGCAGTGACCCTTTTCTCGGGAGAAATACGGGATACTATGCTCCTCGGGGAGGAGGTTTGGAGACGGAGCACCGATACCTGCATATTACAAAAAAGTGGAACGGCTGGAAACTGCAGGCGAGTTACGACAACCTGGATTACGAACGGAGCTACAAAGAGGAGAAGATTTACGCCGGTGCCGCAGGATACGTGAACGACTATTTCAACCGATTCAGAGACCAGCTTTACAGTATCGTAGTCGAAAAACGGTGGAAATGGAGAGACCACGCTCTTATGGGCGGTGTTTTCTACAAACGGAAAAACTATGACAATGACGGAGATTTCGTCAGGGACGACGGACGGAGGAGAGAAAGCAGTGCCTCGATAGGACTGAATCTCTATTCCGTCTACCTGGAAGACCGCTGGCGCATTTTCCAGGGGGGCGAACTCCTCTTCTCTCTCAAGTCCGATCATTACGATTACAACCGGGCGGATATCGACGATTCGACCGAATGGATCGCCCGTGCCGGGTTTTTGTGGTACGGTCCGCAATGGTACTTCAAAGCGTTCGCCGTGCACAATTACGTTCCCATCGCCTTCTACAGGCTCTACGACCCGGACAACATTCCTGTCCTGGGAGCAAACGGATCACTGAAAATGCCGGAGATGAGAGCTTTTACCAGTGAAATCGGTTTCAAAGAGGGGGCGCATCATCTCTATATGCGGTTCGGATATGCCGCTTCGAAAGATGCGGTGAAATACCATGTGGCGGAACACCGCTTTTTCAATGCCGGGGAGAATGATTTCAGGCGCATCGGTCTGAACTATGCCTATCAGAAAAACCATGCCCACCGTTACCGGATAGGCTGGTACGTGGCGGAAAACAGCAAAGATGTGGAACTCTCCCCCCGGGCCGGTGTCGTTGCCCATGCCTTCGACCGTTTCGGGGACTGGGAGGTTTACAATGAATGGAATTGGCGGTCCGGTTATACCTATTACGGAAAAAAAGTCGACGATTCGCTTGAATATACGGCGGCGGTGAAGTATAAGATCAATGACGATCTCCATATCGGTCTGCGTGCGGAAGACATTTTCAATGACGGCTACAGACAGGCATACCGCGGATTTCCCTATGCGGTTCCGGTGATCGACCGCAAAATCTGGCTCAATCTGGAGTACACGTTTTGA
- a CDS encoding bifunctional diguanylate cyclase/phosphodiesterase, with protein MKHRYLYILISVSIVLAIGYLYHSVVEVKNEITDKIGKVYSENAGEFAANAARMIEEEVPGPLYATLRADPVLRNRLERALSLLANPTYRYIYLLRRDRYGDFRYLLDGSMEDRGDFDARLNVDKKRWERAFNECRTTLFTQRKLETLFATLLRPVKCGPDGAEGVLAIDFSTRVPSTIQDVIGPVERTFLYVFIAIALLLLAVLWQSYLNYKVEREKETDPLTGLYNRAYLRKFLKKFDPHSYQVVMMDIDHFKMINDNYGHKTGDAVLAETARIIRRSIRENDIAIRYGGEEFLLFIEREKENDDFATEVAERIRHNIAEHRFIVEESGVIDVSISGGVTLDTTHFKTPVDAIRHADELLYRAKHEGRNRIVSSSDHLPVHQDVTINDVKQALMEGRIVCHYQPVVDLRTNEPVKYEALVRLEKDDGEVLAPNAFLEMIMYTSVYNELTRHVIMTVFEAIERHSCPISFNLNFSDLLDNVTFEMIVRAIESRKELTRWLTVELLENEKGNETVMKERVERLKSLGVTIALDDFGSGYANFDILQFMPIDILKIDGSLIKNLAGSQKLHAVVKTVKILGDGLGMECIAEFVHDEATYNAVRELGITYGQGYFLGKPAPEIESCR; from the coding sequence GTGAAGCATCGGTACCTCTATATTCTGATATCGGTTTCGATTGTATTGGCGATCGGCTATCTCTATCACTCTGTTGTGGAGGTCAAAAACGAGATAACGGACAAAATCGGGAAAGTCTATTCGGAAAATGCCGGGGAATTCGCCGCCAATGCGGCACGAATGATCGAAGAGGAGGTTCCCGGACCGCTCTATGCGACACTGCGTGCGGATCCCGTGCTTCGGAACAGGCTTGAACGGGCGCTCTCTTTGCTGGCGAATCCGACCTACCGTTACATCTATCTTTTGCGAAGGGACCGGTATGGCGACTTCCGCTATCTTCTGGACGGCAGCATGGAGGACCGGGGTGATTTCGATGCCCGGCTGAATGTGGACAAAAAGAGATGGGAAAGGGCTTTCAACGAGTGCCGGACAACTCTCTTTACCCAGCGGAAACTCGAAACCCTTTTCGCGACGCTTCTTCGTCCTGTAAAGTGCGGGCCTGACGGAGCGGAAGGGGTGCTCGCTATCGATTTTTCCACCCGGGTTCCTTCTACCATCCAGGATGTGATCGGTCCTGTGGAACGTACCTTCCTCTATGTTTTCATCGCGATCGCCCTGTTGCTTCTGGCTGTGCTGTGGCAGAGTTATCTGAACTACAAAGTGGAGCGCGAGAAGGAGACCGATCCGCTGACGGGACTTTACAATCGGGCCTATCTGCGCAAATTTCTCAAAAAGTTCGATCCGCACAGTTACCAGGTCGTTATGATGGATATTGACCATTTCAAAATGATCAATGACAATTACGGCCATAAAACAGGTGATGCGGTGCTGGCGGAAACAGCACGGATCATCCGTCGTTCCATCCGGGAGAACGATATCGCCATCCGTTACGGCGGGGAAGAGTTTCTGCTCTTCATAGAGCGGGAAAAAGAGAATGACGATTTCGCAACGGAAGTCGCTGAGCGGATTCGGCACAATATCGCCGAACACCGGTTCATCGTCGAGGAGAGCGGTGTGATCGATGTCTCCATTTCCGGCGGAGTGACGCTCGATACGACCCATTTCAAAACGCCGGTCGATGCGATCCGCCATGCGGACGAGCTTCTTTACCGGGCGAAACATGAGGGCCGAAACCGGATTGTCTCGAGTTCCGACCATCTGCCGGTGCATCAGGATGTCACGATCAACGATGTCAAACAGGCGCTGATGGAGGGGCGAATCGTCTGTCACTATCAGCCCGTTGTCGATCTCCGTACGAACGAACCGGTAAAGTATGAAGCATTGGTCCGTCTCGAGAAGGATGACGGCGAAGTTCTGGCCCCCAACGCCTTCCTCGAAATGATTATGTACACGAGTGTATACAACGAATTGACACGTCATGTCATTATGACGGTATTCGAAGCGATCGAGCGGCACAGCTGCCCCATCAGTTTCAATCTCAACTTTTCCGATCTGCTCGATAATGTGACATTTGAAATGATCGTCAGGGCGATAGAGAGCAGAAAAGAGTTGACCCGGTGGTTGACGGTGGAGCTGCTCGAAAACGAGAAAGGGAACGAAACGGTAATGAAAGAACGGGTCGAGAGACTCAAATCGCTGGGAGTGACGATCGCCCTGGATGATTTCGGCAGCGGTTATGCCAACTTCGATATCCTCCAGTTCATGCCCATCGACATATTGAAAATCGACGGTTCTCTCATCAAAAACCTGGCCGGATCGCAAAAACTCCATGCCGTCGTCAAAACCGTCAAGATACTGGGTGACGGGCTGGGGATGGAGTGCATCGCGGAATTCGTGCATGACGAGGCGACGTACAATGCCGTCAGGGAGCTCGGGATCACCTACGGCCAGGGATACTTCCTGGGAAAACCCGCACCGGAGATCGAAAGCTGCCGGTAA